The following coding sequences are from one Rutidosis leptorrhynchoides isolate AG116_Rl617_1_P2 chromosome 11, CSIRO_AGI_Rlap_v1, whole genome shotgun sequence window:
- the LOC139874263 gene encoding GTP-binding nuclear protein Ran-3-like, translating to MALPNQQTVDYPSFKLVIVGDGGTGKTTFVKRHLTGEFEKKYEPTIGVEVHPLDFFTNCGKIRFYCWDTAGQEKFGGLRDGYYIHGQCAIIMFDVTARLTYKNVPTWHRDLCRVCENIPIVLCGNKVDVKNRQVKAKQVTFHRKKNLQYYEISAKSNYNFEKPFLYLARKLAGDPNLHFVESPALAPPEVQIDMAAQQQHEAELLAAASQPLPDDDDDAFE from the exons ATG GCGCTTCCGAATCAGCAAACTGTTGATTATCCGAGTTTCAAGCTTGTAATTGTCGGCGATGGTGGAACTG GAAAAACTACCTTTGTGAAGAGACATCTGACTGGAGAATTTGAGAAGAAATATGAAC CAACCATTGGTGTTGAAGTTCATCCCCTGGATTTTTTCACCAATTGTGGAAAGATTCGGTTTTACTGCTGGGACACAGCTGGTCAGGAGAAATTTGGTGGTCTTCGTGATGGATACTA TATTCATGGTCAATGTGCCATCATCATGTTTGATGTGACTGCAAGGCTGACTTACAAGAATGTTCCAACATGGCACCGTGATCTTTGCCG TGTTTGTGAGAACATCCCGATAGTATTATGTGGAAACAAGGTTGATGTGAAGAACCGTCAAGTGAAAGCAAAGCAAGTTACTTTTCACAGAAAGAAGAATTTGCAGTATTATGAAATCTCTGCAAAGAGTAACTACAACTTCGAGAAGCCTTTCCTCTATCTTGCTAGGAAACTCGCCGG GGACCCCAACTTGCATTTTGTAGAGTCTCCTGCACTTGCTCCCCCAGAAGTGCAAATTGACATGGCTGCTCAACAACA GCATGAGGCCGAGCTTCTTGCTGCTGCAAGCCAGCCACTTCCAGATGATGACGATGACGCATTTGAATAG